A stretch of the Balearica regulorum gibbericeps isolate bBalReg1 chromosome 25, bBalReg1.pri, whole genome shotgun sequence genome encodes the following:
- the PI16 gene encoding peptidase inhibitor 16 isoform X1 has protein sequence MLSSGLPPVFLLLTALELSWSLGDEEKKIILDEHNKYRSQVSPPAMDMLKMSWDTELEAFAQAYAEKCIWDHNKERGRRGENLFAMAPTLDLEFAVEDWNGEEKYYNLTTSTCVPGQMCGHYTQVVWASTHRIGCGAKFCEKIDGIETEGMYLLVCNYYPPGNMKGRKPYKEGPSCSQCPEGRACVNSLCEPTVEETTPPSVTTKASPSPTTTATPKPTTTAKPEPTTPVSTTAKPPPTTMLPTTTTAKPPPTTTLPTTLKPPPTTTLPTTAKPSPTTTLPTTAKPKPTILAPITMTAKSKPATTLPTTTPAKPKPTTPTATTIMAKPKSTMPAPTTTTAKPKPTMLTTTMPKPTTTTTTTKPTPTTTTITAKPTPTTPKPTTTTITAKPTPTTPKPTTTTITAKSTPTTTNITAKPTPTTPKPTTITITAKPTPTTPKPTTTTITAKPKPTTATVTSKPKPTITITTAKPAPSIPKHIMTTAKPAPTTPKPTTAVAKPTPTTPTSTTTPAKPTPATSTSAKPKLTTTAPAPTTTAKTQPKAATTTKLEPTETERANHTEATGLTLSFEPTLDLDYNVSPEVEVDTGDPLSPLTTEDPASLESMGTAFSPKSIPETNKGVKEDEKEKSAFSSPPPSLRQIVPEVKLGFNKAELITPSKSVVFSPEEPTFLHLTSSSKEKKGQSPAFQTSLSAGALDTEELETNSDQTSMDQPMAGAPSTCLGLSLFLLPSVILMGLLL, from the exons ATGCTGAGTTCAGgtcttcctcctgttttcctgTTGCTCACAGCCCTGGAGCTGAGCTGGTCCCTGGGTGACgaagaaaagaagataatcTTGGATGAGCATAACAAATACCGCTCTCAGGTCTCTCCTCCTGCTATGGATATGCTGAAGATG AGCTGGGACACGGAGCTGGAGGCCTTTGCTCAAGCCTATGCCGAGAAGTGCATCTGGGACCACAACAAGGAGAGGGGACGACGGGGGGAAAACCTCTTTGCTATGGCCCCAACCCTGGACCTGGAATTTGCTGTGGAAGACTGGAACGGGGAGGAGAAGTACTATAACCTGACGACCTCCACGTGTGTCCCTGGACAGATGTGTGGTCACTACACCCAG GTGGTCTGGGCAAGCACGCATCGGATCGGCTGCGGGGCAAAGTTTTGTGAGAAGATTGACGGAATCGAAACAGAGGGCATGTACCTGCTTGTTTGCAACTATTACCCGCC GGGTAATATGAAAGGCCGAAAGCCGTACAAGGAAGGACCCTCATGCTCACAGTGTCCCGAGGGCAGAGCCTGTGTCAACTCCTTGTGTG AACCCACTGTAGAAGAAACCACTCCACCCTCTGTGACAACAAAGGCAAGCCCATCACCCACAACCACAGCCACgccaaaacccacaaccacAGCCAAACCAGAACCCACAACACCAGTATCCACCACAGCCAAGCCACCACCCACTACCATGCTCCCAACCACAACTACAGCCAAGCCACCACCCACAACCACGCTCCCAACGACACTCAAGCCACCACCCACAACCACGCTCCCAACCACAGCCAAGCCATCACCCACAACCACACTCCCAACCACAGCCAAGCCAAAACCCACAATACTGGCACCTATCACAATGACAGCCAAGTCAAAACCTGCCACCACGCTCCCAACAACAACCCCAGCCAagccaaaacccacaacaccaaCAGCCACCACAATCATGGCCAAGCCAAAATCCACCATGCCGGCACCCACCACCACTACAGCCAAGCCAAAGCCCACTATGCTAACAACCACCATgccaaaacccaccacaacaacCACTACCACTAAGCCAACACCTACCACAACCACTATTACAGCCAAGCCAACACCCAccacaccaaaacccaccacaaccacTATTACAGCCAAGCCAACACCCAccacaccaaaacccaccacaaccacTATTACAGCCAAGTCAACACCCACCACAACCAATATTACAGCCAAGCCAACACCTAcaacaccaaaacccaccacaatcaCTATTACAGCCAAGCCAACACCTAcaacaccaaaacccaccacaaccacTATTACAGCCAagccaaaacccacaacagcCACTGTTACATCCAAGCCAAAACCTACCATAACCATCACAACAGCCAAGCCAGCACCCTCCATACCAAAACACATCATGACTACAGCCAAGCCAGCACCCAccacaccaaaacccaccacagctgtGGCTAAGCCAACACCCACCACACCAACATCCACCACCACTCCAGCCAAGCCAACACCTGCCACTTCAACATCAGCAAAGCCAAAACTCACCACTACAGCACCAGCACCTACCACAACAGCAAAGACACAACCAAAAGCTGCCACAACCACAAAGCTAGAACccactgaaacagaaagagcCAATCATACTGAGGCAACTGGACTAACTCTTTCCTTTGAGCCCACATTAGACCTGGATTATAACGTATCTCCAGAAGTAGAGGTAGACACTGGAGACCCTCTTAGCCCCTTAACTACAGAGGATCCAGCCTCATTAGAAAGCATGGGCACAGCCTTCAGCCCCAAATCAATTCCAGAAACAAATAAAGGTGTCAAAGAGGACGAGAAAGAGAAATCAGCCTTTTCCAGTCCACCTCCATCCCTCAGGCAAATTGTTCCAGAGGTCAAGTTAGGTTTCAATAAAGCTGAGCTCATAACCCCCTCAAAGTCAGTGGTCTTCAGCCCTGAAGAGCCCACCTTCTTGCATTTAACATcatcttccaaagaaaaaaaagggcagagccctgctttccagaCCTCCCTCTCAG CAGGTGCCCTGGACACTGAAGAACTGGAGACAAACTCAGACCAGACAAGCATGGATCAGCCCATGGCTGGAGCCCCCAGTACTTGCTTGGGGCTTTCACTCTTCCTCCTACCCAGTGTCATCCTGATGGGCCTTCTGCTTTGA
- the PI16 gene encoding peptidase inhibitor 16 isoform X2 produces MVDPGPNEETLELSWSLGDEEKKIILDEHNKYRSQVSPPAMDMLKMSWDTELEAFAQAYAEKCIWDHNKERGRRGENLFAMAPTLDLEFAVEDWNGEEKYYNLTTSTCVPGQMCGHYTQVVWASTHRIGCGAKFCEKIDGIETEGMYLLVCNYYPPGNMKGRKPYKEGPSCSQCPEGRACVNSLCEPTVEETTPPSVTTKASPSPTTTATPKPTTTAKPEPTTPVSTTAKPPPTTMLPTTTTAKPPPTTTLPTTLKPPPTTTLPTTAKPSPTTTLPTTAKPKPTILAPITMTAKSKPATTLPTTTPAKPKPTTPTATTIMAKPKSTMPAPTTTTAKPKPTMLTTTMPKPTTTTTTTKPTPTTTTITAKPTPTTPKPTTTTITAKPTPTTPKPTTTTITAKSTPTTTNITAKPTPTTPKPTTITITAKPTPTTPKPTTTTITAKPKPTTATVTSKPKPTITITTAKPAPTTPKPTTAVAKPTPTTPTSTTTPAKPTPATSTSAKPKLTTTAPAPTTTAKTQPKAATTTKLEPTETERANHTEATGLTLSFEPTLDLDYNVSPEVEVDTGDPLSPLTTEDPASLESMGTAFSPKSIPETNKGVKEDEKEKSAFSSPPPSLRQIVPEVKLGFNKAELITPSKSVVFSPEEPTFLHLTSSSKEKKGQSPAFQTSLSAGALDTEELETNSDQTSMDQPMAGAPSTCLGLSLFLLPSVILMGLLL; encoded by the exons ATGGTAGACCCTGGACCTAATGAAGAAA CCCTGGAGCTGAGCTGGTCCCTGGGTGACgaagaaaagaagataatcTTGGATGAGCATAACAAATACCGCTCTCAGGTCTCTCCTCCTGCTATGGATATGCTGAAGATG AGCTGGGACACGGAGCTGGAGGCCTTTGCTCAAGCCTATGCCGAGAAGTGCATCTGGGACCACAACAAGGAGAGGGGACGACGGGGGGAAAACCTCTTTGCTATGGCCCCAACCCTGGACCTGGAATTTGCTGTGGAAGACTGGAACGGGGAGGAGAAGTACTATAACCTGACGACCTCCACGTGTGTCCCTGGACAGATGTGTGGTCACTACACCCAG GTGGTCTGGGCAAGCACGCATCGGATCGGCTGCGGGGCAAAGTTTTGTGAGAAGATTGACGGAATCGAAACAGAGGGCATGTACCTGCTTGTTTGCAACTATTACCCGCC GGGTAATATGAAAGGCCGAAAGCCGTACAAGGAAGGACCCTCATGCTCACAGTGTCCCGAGGGCAGAGCCTGTGTCAACTCCTTGTGTG AACCCACTGTAGAAGAAACCACTCCACCCTCTGTGACAACAAAGGCAAGCCCATCACCCACAACCACAGCCACgccaaaacccacaaccacAGCCAAACCAGAACCCACAACACCAGTATCCACCACAGCCAAGCCACCACCCACTACCATGCTCCCAACCACAACTACAGCCAAGCCACCACCCACAACCACGCTCCCAACGACACTCAAGCCACCACCCACAACCACGCTCCCAACCACAGCCAAGCCATCACCCACAACCACACTCCCAACCACAGCCAAGCCAAAACCCACAATACTGGCACCTATCACAATGACAGCCAAGTCAAAACCTGCCACCACGCTCCCAACAACAACCCCAGCCAagccaaaacccacaacaccaaCAGCCACCACAATCATGGCCAAGCCAAAATCCACCATGCCGGCACCCACCACCACTACAGCCAAGCCAAAGCCCACTATGCTAACAACCACCATgccaaaacccaccacaacaacCACTACCACTAAGCCAACACCTACCACAACCACTATTACAGCCAAGCCAACACCCAccacaccaaaacccaccacaaccacTATTACAGCCAAGCCAACACCCAccacaccaaaacccaccacaaccacTATTACAGCCAAGTCAACACCCACCACAACCAATATTACAGCCAAGCCAACACCTAcaacaccaaaacccaccacaatcaCTATTACAGCCAAGCCAACACCTAcaacaccaaaacccaccacaaccacTATTACAGCCAagccaaaacccacaacagcCACTGTTACATCCAAGCCAAAACCTACCATAACCATCACAACAGCCAAGCCAGCACCC AccacaccaaaacccaccacagctgtGGCTAAGCCAACACCCACCACACCAACATCCACCACCACTCCAGCCAAGCCAACACCTGCCACTTCAACATCAGCAAAGCCAAAACTCACCACTACAGCACCAGCACCTACCACAACAGCAAAGACACAACCAAAAGCTGCCACAACCACAAAGCTAGAACccactgaaacagaaagagcCAATCATACTGAGGCAACTGGACTAACTCTTTCCTTTGAGCCCACATTAGACCTGGATTATAACGTATCTCCAGAAGTAGAGGTAGACACTGGAGACCCTCTTAGCCCCTTAACTACAGAGGATCCAGCCTCATTAGAAAGCATGGGCACAGCCTTCAGCCCCAAATCAATTCCAGAAACAAATAAAGGTGTCAAAGAGGACGAGAAAGAGAAATCAGCCTTTTCCAGTCCACCTCCATCCCTCAGGCAAATTGTTCCAGAGGTCAAGTTAGGTTTCAATAAAGCTGAGCTCATAACCCCCTCAAAGTCAGTGGTCTTCAGCCCTGAAGAGCCCACCTTCTTGCATTTAACATcatcttccaaagaaaaaaaagggcagagccctgctttccagaCCTCCCTCTCAG CAGGTGCCCTGGACACTGAAGAACTGGAGACAAACTCAGACCAGACAAGCATGGATCAGCCCATGGCTGGAGCCCCCAGTACTTGCTTGGGGCTTTCACTCTTCCTCCTACCCAGTGTCATCCTGATGGGCCTTCTGCTTTGA